From a single Apium graveolens cultivar Ventura chromosome 2, ASM990537v1, whole genome shotgun sequence genomic region:
- the LOC141698085 gene encoding uncharacterized protein LOC141698085, which translates to MVRDASGNLKPVSTDTSIRFTNAITFQPCTNYFMIPKYKFEFMDLGNLMDESRKYGPKENPEFAIDIIGVVEDFIKVSKIPTKFGDRDIVRFKICDASNKHRVDIWGDMAKVVSDQYEEYNHEENVIVILTSANLGTYNALIFNTLQISSLASSKVYFNLDDELELKGYKLSRDDADNSYALTLASPYEFINLKKLIDNVAGSVEKKLYCGFTISKLKEGHPWFSYSCSKCHLEVVEVGNRFKCDKCNRTFPVAEKRFSVKAVVMDQLFSWSILLMDRVVKRLIGCSASHLYLK; encoded by the exons ATGGTTAGGGATGCTTCTGGGAATTTAAAGCCTGTTTCTACAGACACATCTATAAGATTTACAAATGCTATCACTTTCCAACCATGCACCAATTATTTTATGATTCCAAAATACAAATTTGAATTTATGGATTTGGGTAATTTGATGGATGAATCCAGAAAATATGGTCCCAAAGAGAATCCAGAATTTGCTATAG ATATAATTGGAGTTGTTGAAGACTTTATTAAAGTAAGCAAAATACCCACTAAATTTGGAGATAGGGATATTGTTCGATTCAAAATTTGTGATGCAAG CAATAAACACAGGGTTGATATATGGGGAGATATGGCGAAAGTTGTCAGTGATCAATATGAGGAATATAACCATGAGGAAAATGTTATTGTAATCCTGACAAGCGCAAATCTAGGAACATACAACGCTTTGATCTTTA ATACGCTTCAAATCAGCAGTTTGGCATCCTCGAAAGTGTACTTCAATCTTGATGATGA GCTTGAACTTAAAGGCTACAAGCTATCGAGGGATGATGCGGATAATAGCTATGCATTAACATTGGCCTCTCCTTATGAGTttataaatttgaaaaaattaATTGACAATGTTGCTGGCAGTGTTGAG AAGAAATTGTATTGTGGTTTCACAATTTCTAAGTTAAAGGAAGGACATCCTTGGTTTTCATATTCATGTAGCAAATGTCATTtagaagttgttgaagttgggaATAGATTTAAATGCGATAAATGTAATCGCACTTTTCCAGTTGCTGAAAAAAG ATTCAGTGTAAAGGCTGTTGTTATGGATCAATTGTTCTCATGGAGCATTCTTCTCATGGACCGTGTTGTGAAACGGCTCATAGGATGCTCCGCTTCACATCTTTATTTGAAGTAA
- the LOC141698074 gene encoding uncharacterized protein LOC141698074, which translates to MGGTFNNVDPDIVEELLSMLDKNNELVKAFRMARNRFENEDLDEFNLVLISSQSSSGRPNHITPSDEVGASIVSDDTDTGGFRDTVVNFKQEGLKRIYKTYPHFMQLQYPLLFPWGTEGYHKRLTPHLVGRLWQQYVVDQFASIEQYRLEWISTHQTTIRADLYNSVRDALSKGDHDPMHVGKAVTLPALFTGSQRYMSQYFKDSLAICRAIGHPSLFLTMTCNSKWPEIQEILKLLPNVDPVDAPNIVSRVFKLKLDQLLDLIKKKNYFGKCIGVMHVIEFQNRDKNSDPIAYEAVKNYMMHGPCGKELYTSACMVKGKCMLHSPKRFNVNTYFEDCGFPVYRMRNTGRVINKKGINLDNQYVVPYNRDLMLRFQCHINLEICNNSRSLKYLFKYCLKGHDTATMLLKKKSNKSGNEQTARSVKNLDESSADLENVCNNVTSKKNKLKAWFVGNSEFLKAQNFMYSDFPTHFIWIKKTAKWKLRKRGDVVGRYKGALSFTQLRTIDGTTYDTFKKACDVLGLLNNDKQWHDALEENAFSAMPTQIWAMFVNILANCSVSDPLALWEKHWPALSDDVLHIRCKISDNIHLTLSEYEILNYALAEIEKLLNDVGKSLRDFHMMPFPDERFFHSFVNRLIVEETSYNKEELRLNHEKAHKNLNSRQLDVYNAVVDNVEKNKDGMFFVYGSGGCGKMFHWQTLCSHFRSKGKIGLPVAGSEIAATLLPDIAELMQHISLIISDEAPMQHRYAFEAVDRSLRDIMVVVDAGRAEIVNASFNKSRLWKSCKNNMHSQEYLRSRSILTPTNIVVDDVNAQILERVLGNVHTYLSQNSIKDIGVDDNDFDSSFPVEYLNSINMPCMPKHELKVKNLAEMEALMFEHILSLDKTRSDWKIKARVTRMWPIVSSKSGITKAWNLILLDDDNTHIYAFASANTWKLIGKNIV; encoded by the exons ATGGGAGGTACTTTTAACAATGTTGATCCAGATATTGTCGAGGAACTTTTAAGTATGTTAGACAAGAACAATGAGTTAGTCAAAGCTTTTCGCATGGCTCGGAATCGGTTTGAAAATGAAGATCTGGATGAGTTTAATTTAGTCCTCATATCATCTCAATCTTCTAGCGGGAGACCAAACCATATTACTCCATCTGATGAAGTTGGTGCTTCCATTGTTAGTGATGATACGGATACCGGTGGTTTTCGAGACACGGTTGTGAATTTCAAACAAGAAGGATTGAAGAGGATATATAAAACATATCCACATTTCATGCAGTTGCAATATCCACTACTGTTTCCTTGGGGAACCGAGGGGTATCATAAAC GTTTAACGCCACACCTTGTCGGACGTTTGTGGCAACAATACGTTGTGGATCAGTTTGCTTCCATTGAACAATATAGATTAGAATGGATTTCAACGCATCAAACTACCATCCGTGCTGATTTGTATAATTCTGTACGTGATGCTCTCAGTAAAGGAGATCATGATCCAATGCATGTTGGAAAAGCTGTTACACTGCCTGCTTTATTCACTGGATCTCAACGATACATGTCTCAATACTTTAAGGATTCCTTGGCGATATGTCGTGCAATTGGtcatccatccttatttctcacCATGACTTGCAACTCAAAGTGGCCAGAGATACAAGAAATACTTAAATTGTTGCCCAATGTTGATCCTGTTGATGCACCGAATATTGTTTCTCGTGTGTTTAAACTGAAGCTTGATCAGCTATTAGATTTGATTAAAAAGAAGAACTACTTTGGAAAGTGTATAGGAG TTATGCATGTAATTGAATTCCAGAATCGTG ATAAGAATTCTGATCCAATAGCATATGAAGCTGTTAAAAACTACATGATGCATGGACCCTGTGGTAAAGAATTATACACATCTGCATGTATGGTGAAAGGAAAATGTATGCTTCATTCCCCAAAGAG ATTTAATGTTAATACCTATTTTGAGGATTGTGGTTTTCCTGTTTATCGGATGCGTAACACTGGTAGAGTTATCAACAAAAAAGGGATCAACCTTGACAATCAATATGTAGTTCCATACAATCGAGATCTTATGTTGCGGTTTCAGTGTCATATAAATCTGGAAATTTGCAACAATTCAAGATCGTTGAAATATCTCTTCAAGTACTGTTTGAAGGGTCATGACACTGCTACAATGTTGTTGAAGAAGAAAAGTAACAAATCAGGGAATGAACAAACTGCAAGATCTGTGAAGAATTTGGATGAG AGTTCTGCAGATTTGGAGAATGTGTGCAATAACGTGACTTCCAAAAAAAATAAACTAAAGGCTTGGTTTGTAGGTAACAGTGAATTTCTAAAAGCTCAAAATTTTATGTATTCTGACTTTCCAACCCATTTTATATGGATAAAGAAAACTGCTAAATGGAAGCTTAGAAAAAGAGGTGATGTGGTTGGGAG ATATAAAGGTGCTTTATCTTTCACTCAGCTGCGAACTATTGATGGAACTACATATGATACATTTAAGAAAGCATGTGATGTTCTTGGTCTGTTAAATAATGACAAGCAGTGGCATGATGCTTTGGAAGAAAATGCATTCTCAGCTATGCCAACCCAAATTTGGGCTATGTTTGTTAACATACTGGCAAATTGTTCTGTGTCTGATCCGCTTGCACTATGGGAAAAACACTGGCCAGCATTGTCAGACGATGTTCTTCATATTAGGTGCAAGATTTCAGATAACATTCATTTAACATTGTCCGAGTATGAAATCCTGAACTATGCTTTAGCAG AGATTGAAAAGTTATTAAATGATGTTGGTAAGTCCTTAAGAGATTTTCATATGATGCCATTTCCTGACGAACGATTTTTCCACAGTTTTGTCAATCGTCTCATTGTTGAGGAAACTAGCTACAATAAAGAAGAATTGAGACTTAATCACGAAAAAGCTCATAAAAATCTGAACTCAAGGCAGCTGGATGTATATAATGCAGTTGTTGATAATGTAGAAAAAAATAAAGATGGAATGTTTTTTGTTTACGGGAGCGGTGGATGTGGTAAAATGTTCCATTGGCAAACTCTTTGTTCACATTTTCGATCaaaaggaaagattggtcttccTGTTGCAGGCTCTGAAATTGCTGCTACACTTCTTCCTG ACATTGCAGAGTTGATGCAACACATAAGTCTTATAATATCAGATGAAGCTCCAATGCAGCATCGCTATGCATTTGAAGCCGTGGACAGAAGCTTGCGAGACATAATGGTTGTCGTTGAT GCTGGAAGGGCTGAAATTGTGAATGCATCATTTAACAAATCCCGGCTTTGGAAATCTTGCAAG aataatatGCATTCACAGGAGTATCTGAGATCGAGATCCATTTTGACTCCAACAAACATTGTAGTTGATGACGTCAATGCGCAGATTCTTGAAAGAGTTCTGGGTAATGTGCATACTTATCTCAGCCAAAATTCAATTAAAGACATAGGCGTTGATGATAATGACTTTGATTCGTCATTTCCAGTTGAGTATCTGAACTCCATAAATATGCCATGTATGCCTAAACATGAGTTGAAAGTTAAG AATCTTGCAGAGATGGAAGCCCTCATGTTTGAACACATTTTAAGTCTTGACAAAACTAGGTCAGATTGGAAGATCAAGGCAAGAGTTACAAGAATGTGGCCTATTGTGTCTTCTAAATCAGGAATAACGAAAGCCTGGAATCTCATTCTTCTTGATGATGAT AATACTCATATTTATGCATTTGCTTCTGCTAATACTTGGAAACTGATTGGGAAGAATATTGTTTGA